One genomic segment of Protaetiibacter intestinalis includes these proteins:
- the recF gene encoding DNA replication/repair protein RecF (All proteins in this family for which functions are known are DNA-binding proteins that assist the filamentation of RecA onto DNA for the initiation of recombination or recombinational repair.), with product MFVSHLELADFRNYTSASVALVPGPNLFVGSNGQGKTNLVESINYLATLGSHRVSGDQALIRQGQDAAIVRARLEHAGRQVLVELQLNRQGANRAQVNRAPAKPRDLPRNVHAVLFAPEDLAIVRGEPSGRRRFLDQLLVQLTPRMSGVLGDYERVLRQRNTLLKSARAARVAASQLTTLDVWDERLVDLGSEIIEARGALVARLRPFVAEAYAAVAGEVHTAELASELSILGARPDEVTEVDNATVRTEIDAAEATSAFVAALARNRRAELDRGLTLAGPHRDDLLLRLNGLPARGYASHGESWSFALALRLASAALLRAESPAGDPVLILDDVFAELDEARRRRLADAVQGYEQVLITAAVESDVPEPLAAHLVRIRAGRVLDDGAER from the coding sequence GTGTTCGTCTCCCACCTCGAACTCGCCGACTTCCGGAACTACACGTCCGCCTCCGTGGCACTCGTGCCGGGGCCGAACCTCTTCGTGGGCAGCAACGGGCAGGGCAAGACCAACCTCGTCGAGTCGATCAACTACCTGGCCACCCTCGGATCGCACCGCGTCTCGGGCGATCAGGCCCTCATCCGGCAGGGCCAGGATGCGGCGATCGTGCGCGCGCGGCTCGAGCACGCCGGGCGGCAGGTGCTGGTCGAGTTGCAGCTGAACCGGCAGGGCGCGAACCGGGCGCAAGTCAATCGCGCCCCCGCGAAGCCGCGCGATCTACCGCGCAACGTGCACGCCGTGCTGTTCGCGCCGGAGGATCTCGCGATCGTGCGCGGCGAGCCCTCGGGTCGCCGGCGCTTCCTCGACCAGCTGCTCGTGCAGCTCACCCCGCGGATGTCGGGGGTGCTCGGCGACTACGAGCGGGTGCTGCGTCAACGCAACACCCTGCTCAAGTCGGCGCGGGCCGCGCGGGTGGCCGCCTCGCAGCTGACGACCCTCGACGTGTGGGATGAGCGGCTCGTCGACCTCGGCTCCGAGATCATCGAGGCGCGCGGGGCGCTCGTCGCCCGCCTGCGCCCCTTCGTCGCCGAGGCGTACGCGGCGGTGGCGGGCGAGGTGCACACGGCCGAGCTCGCGAGCGAGCTCTCGATCCTCGGTGCCCGCCCCGATGAGGTGACCGAGGTCGACAACGCCACCGTGCGCACCGAGATCGACGCGGCCGAGGCGACGTCGGCGTTCGTCGCGGCGCTCGCCCGCAACCGGCGCGCCGAACTCGACCGCGGGCTCACCCTCGCGGGTCCGCACCGCGACGACCTGCTGCTGCGGCTCAACGGCCTGCCGGCGCGGGGCTACGCGAGCCACGGGGAGTCGTGGTCGTTCGCGCTCGCCCTGCGCCTGGCATCCGCGGCGCTGCTGCGGGCCGAGTCGCCGGCGGGCGACCCGGTGCTCATCCTCGACGACGTGTTCGCCGAGCTCGACGAGGCGAGGCGGCGCCGGCTCGCGGATGCCGTGCAGGGCTACGAGCAGGTTCTCATCACGGCGGCGGTCGAGTCGGATGTGCCCGAGCCGCTCGCCGCGCACCTCGTGCGCATCCGGGCGGGGCGGGTGCTCGATGACGGGGCCGAGCGGTGA
- the gyrB gene encoding DNA topoisomerase (ATP-hydrolyzing) subunit B — translation MNSPSSRPAPDNYGAEAIQVLEGLEAVRKRPGMYIGSTGPRGLHHLVYEIVDNSVDESLAGYCDDILVTILADGGLRVVDNGRGIPVAEHPVEKRSTVEVVLTVLHAGGKFGGGGYAVSGGLHGVGSSVVNALSHRLEVDVQREGFHWTMAFHDGVPDAPLAKGAKSELTGTTITFWPNDDIFETVEFDYETLRTRFQQTAFLNKGLRIEITDEREVDEEGAFRNEVFFYERGLADYVDYLNAAKKADIIHPEIISFEAEDTERHMALEIAMQWTTAYSESVHTYANVINTHEGGTHEEGFRAALTTLVNKYAREKGLLKEKDENLSGDDVREGLTAVISIKLSEPQFEGQTKTKLGNTEAKSFVQRVVGEQLNDWFDRNPNQAKDVIRKAIQAATARIAARKAREQTRRKGLLEGGGMPGKLSDCSSKDPSRSEIFLVEGDSAGGSAKTGRNPETQAILPLRGKILNVEKARLDRALGNAEIQAMITAFGTGIGEDFDGEKARYHKIVLMADADVDGQHITTLLLTLLFRYMRPLIEMGYVYLAMPPLYRIKWTNADHEYVYSDRERDAVMEAGLAAGRRLQKENGVQRYKGLGEMNHQELWDTTMNPETRTLKQVTLDDAAIADGVFATLMGDDVDARRQFIQTNAADVRFLDI, via the coding sequence ATGAATTCCCCCTCTTCGCGTCCTGCGCCGGACAACTACGGCGCCGAAGCCATCCAGGTTCTCGAGGGTCTCGAAGCGGTCCGCAAACGCCCCGGCATGTACATCGGGTCGACGGGGCCGCGCGGTCTGCACCACCTCGTCTACGAGATCGTCGACAACTCGGTCGACGAATCCCTCGCGGGGTACTGCGACGACATCCTCGTGACGATCCTCGCCGACGGCGGCCTGCGCGTCGTCGACAACGGCCGCGGCATCCCGGTGGCCGAGCACCCCGTCGAGAAGCGCTCCACCGTGGAGGTCGTGCTCACCGTGCTGCACGCGGGCGGCAAGTTCGGCGGCGGCGGGTACGCCGTCTCGGGCGGTCTGCACGGCGTCGGCAGCTCGGTCGTGAACGCCCTCTCGCACCGCCTCGAGGTGGACGTGCAGCGCGAGGGCTTCCACTGGACGATGGCGTTCCACGACGGGGTGCCGGATGCGCCGCTCGCGAAGGGCGCGAAGTCGGAGCTCACCGGCACGACGATCACCTTCTGGCCGAACGACGACATCTTCGAGACGGTCGAGTTCGACTACGAGACCCTGCGCACCCGCTTCCAGCAGACCGCGTTCCTCAACAAGGGCCTGCGCATCGAGATCACCGACGAGCGCGAGGTCGACGAGGAGGGCGCCTTCCGCAACGAGGTGTTCTTCTACGAGCGCGGCCTCGCCGACTACGTGGACTACCTGAACGCCGCCAAGAAGGCCGACATCATCCACCCCGAGATCATCTCCTTCGAGGCGGAGGACACCGAGCGCCACATGGCCCTCGAGATCGCGATGCAGTGGACGACCGCCTACTCGGAGAGCGTGCACACCTACGCGAACGTCATCAACACCCACGAGGGCGGCACCCACGAGGAGGGCTTCCGCGCGGCGCTCACGACCCTCGTGAACAAGTACGCTCGCGAGAAGGGGCTGCTCAAGGAGAAGGACGAGAACCTCTCCGGCGACGACGTGCGCGAGGGCCTCACCGCCGTCATCTCGATCAAGCTCAGCGAGCCGCAGTTCGAGGGCCAGACGAAGACGAAGCTCGGCAACACCGAGGCGAAGTCGTTCGTGCAGCGGGTGGTCGGCGAGCAGCTGAACGACTGGTTCGACCGCAACCCGAACCAGGCGAAGGATGTGATCCGCAAGGCCATCCAGGCGGCCACGGCCCGCATCGCCGCGCGCAAGGCGCGCGAGCAGACCCGCCGCAAGGGTCTGCTCGAGGGCGGCGGGATGCCGGGCAAGCTCTCCGACTGCTCGAGCAAGGACCCGTCGCGTTCCGAGATCTTCCTCGTCGAGGGCGACTCGGCCGGCGGTTCGGCGAAGACCGGCCGCAACCCGGAGACGCAGGCGATCCTGCCGCTGCGTGGCAAGATCCTCAACGTCGAGAAGGCGCGGCTCGACCGGGCGCTCGGCAACGCCGAGATCCAGGCGATGATCACAGCCTTCGGCACCGGCATCGGCGAGGACTTCGACGGCGAGAAGGCCCGGTACCACAAGATCGTGCTGATGGCGGATGCCGACGTCGACGGCCAGCACATCACGACGCTGCTGCTGACCCTGCTGTTCCGCTACATGCGGCCGCTCATCGAGATGGGCTACGTCTACCTCGCGATGCCGCCGCTGTACCGCATCAAGTGGACGAACGCCGACCACGAGTACGTGTACTCCGACCGCGAGCGCGACGCCGTCATGGAGGCGGGCCTCGCGGCCGGCCGCCGACTCCAGAAGGAGAACGGCGTGCAGCGCTACAAGGGTCTCGGCGAGATGAACCACCAGGAGCTGTGGGACACCACGATGAACCCGGAGACCCGCACCCTGAAGCAGGTGACGCTCGACGACGCGGCGATCGCCGACGGCGTGTTCGCGACCCTCATGGGCGACGACGTGGACGCGCGCCGCCAGTTCATCCAGACGAACGCGGCCGACGTGCGCTTCCTGGACATCTAA
- a CDS encoding DUF721 domain-containing protein: protein MSEEREPEHLAAYHRIRRVFGDPEARSSDARRRGRAAREETTVPYGAGREPRGIDDVLEHLTRSMGWDSPLAKSELLVGWPELIGAEVAAHTDPVSVEDGLLTVRCDSTAWAQQLRMMRSEVLARIAERHPSAGIEAIRFEGPDAPSWKRGPRAIPGRGPRDTYG from the coding sequence GTGAGCGAGGAGCGCGAGCCGGAGCACCTCGCGGCGTACCACCGCATCCGCCGGGTGTTCGGCGACCCGGAGGCGCGTTCGTCCGATGCGCGGCGCCGCGGCCGCGCCGCGCGGGAGGAGACGACGGTGCCGTACGGTGCCGGACGCGAGCCGCGCGGCATCGACGACGTGCTCGAGCACCTGACCCGCTCGATGGGCTGGGACTCCCCGCTCGCGAAGTCGGAGCTGCTCGTCGGGTGGCCGGAGCTCATCGGTGCGGAGGTCGCCGCGCACACCGATCCGGTGTCGGTGGAGGACGGTCTGCTGACGGTGCGCTGCGATTCGACGGCGTGGGCGCAGCAGTTGCGGATGATGCGCTCGGAGGTGCTCGCGCGGATCGCCGAGCGGCATCCGTCCGCGGGCATCGAGGCGATCCGCTTCGAAGGGCCGGACGCCCCCTCGTGGAAACGCGGCCCCCGCGCGATTCCAGGGCGCGGTCCTCGCGATACTTACGGCTGA
- the gyrA gene encoding DNA gyrase subunit A, translating into MADDTTTEQPPADRIEQVDLQLEMQESYLAYAMSVIVGRALPDVRDGLKPVHRRVIYTMYDGGYRPDRAFSKCTRVIGDVMGQFHPHGDSSVYDALVRLVQPWSLRYPLALGQGNFGSPGNDGAAAHRYTETKMAPLAMEMVRDIDENTVDMQPNYDGRTEEPTVLPARFPNLLVNGSVGIAVGMATNIPPHNLREVSDAALWALEHPDASREELLDAIIARVKGPDFPTGAQILGVKGIHDAYRTGRGSITMRAVVNVEELQGRTCLVVTELPYQVNPDNLAVKIAELVKEGKLTGIADIRDETSGRTGQRLVIILKRDAVARVVLNNLYKHTQLQENFGANMLAIVDGVPRTLSIDAFITFWIRHQIEVIVRRTQFRLDKAEADAHIQRGYVKALDALDEVIALIRRSPDVDEARAGLIKLLKIDELQADAILALQLRRLAALERQKIQNRLAELEAEIAEYKLILADESRQRGIITEELTEIAAKYGDDRRTEILFGFDGDMSVEDLIPEEEMVVTVTRGGYIKRTRSDNYRSQHRGGKGVKGAQLRADDVVEHFFVTTTHHWLLFFTTKGRVYRAKAYELQEAGRDAKGQHVANLLALQPEEQIAQILDIRDYHVAPYLALATRGGYIKKTALTEYDTNRTGGIIAINLNEGDEVVSALLVDESSDVLLVSRQGQSLRFTADDNSLRPMGRSTAGVHGMKFREGDTLLSASVVARGSDDEPVDEDADAEIVDGPFVFVVTEGGYAKRTAVSQYRVQGRNGFGILVAKITESRGELAGALIVEQDDEVLAVLATGKVIRSAVAEVPPKGRNTMGVKFVQLADDDKIIAIARNSERNLAASETDEPAESETTDAETIAPDTGKDETA; encoded by the coding sequence ATGGCAGACGACACCACGACCGAGCAGCCCCCCGCCGACCGCATCGAGCAGGTCGACCTGCAGCTGGAGATGCAGGAGAGCTACCTCGCCTACGCCATGAGCGTCATCGTCGGGCGCGCCCTGCCCGACGTGCGCGACGGCCTCAAGCCCGTGCACCGCCGCGTGATCTACACGATGTACGACGGCGGCTACCGCCCCGACCGCGCCTTCTCGAAGTGCACGCGCGTCATCGGCGACGTCATGGGCCAGTTCCACCCGCACGGCGACAGCTCGGTGTACGACGCGCTCGTGCGCCTCGTGCAGCCGTGGTCGCTGCGCTACCCGCTCGCGCTCGGCCAGGGCAACTTCGGCTCGCCCGGCAACGACGGCGCGGCCGCCCACCGGTACACCGAGACCAAGATGGCGCCGCTCGCCATGGAGATGGTCCGCGACATCGACGAGAACACCGTCGACATGCAGCCCAACTACGACGGTCGCACCGAGGAGCCGACGGTGCTGCCGGCGCGGTTCCCGAACCTGCTCGTCAACGGTTCGGTGGGCATCGCGGTCGGCATGGCCACCAACATCCCGCCGCACAACCTGCGCGAGGTCTCGGATGCGGCGCTCTGGGCGCTCGAGCACCCGGATGCCAGCCGCGAGGAGCTGCTCGACGCGATCATCGCCCGGGTGAAGGGCCCCGACTTCCCGACCGGCGCGCAGATCCTCGGCGTCAAGGGCATCCACGACGCCTACCGCACGGGCCGCGGCTCGATCACGATGCGCGCGGTGGTCAACGTCGAGGAGCTGCAGGGCCGCACCTGCCTCGTCGTCACCGAGCTGCCGTACCAGGTGAACCCCGACAACCTCGCGGTGAAGATCGCCGAGCTTGTCAAGGAGGGCAAGCTCACCGGCATCGCCGACATCCGCGACGAGACCTCGGGTCGTACCGGACAACGACTTGTGATCATCCTCAAGCGTGACGCGGTGGCGCGCGTCGTTCTGAACAATCTCTACAAGCACACGCAGCTGCAGGAGAACTTCGGAGCGAACATGCTGGCGATCGTCGACGGGGTGCCCCGCACGCTGTCGATCGACGCCTTCATCACGTTCTGGATCCGTCACCAGATCGAGGTGATCGTCCGCCGCACGCAGTTCCGCCTCGACAAGGCGGAGGCGGACGCCCACATCCAGCGCGGCTACGTGAAGGCGCTCGACGCGCTCGACGAGGTCATCGCGCTCATCCGCCGTTCGCCCGACGTCGACGAGGCGCGGGCCGGCCTCATCAAGCTGCTGAAGATCGACGAGCTGCAGGCGGATGCGATCCTCGCGCTCCAGCTGCGCCGGCTCGCCGCCCTCGAGCGCCAGAAGATCCAGAACCGCCTGGCGGAGCTCGAGGCGGAGATCGCCGAGTACAAGCTGATCCTCGCCGACGAGTCGCGCCAGCGCGGCATCATCACCGAGGAGCTCACCGAGATCGCCGCCAAGTACGGCGACGACCGGCGCACCGAGATCCTCTTCGGCTTCGACGGCGACATGTCGGTCGAGGACCTCATCCCCGAGGAGGAGATGGTGGTCACCGTCACGCGCGGCGGCTACATCAAGCGCACGCGCAGCGACAACTACCGCTCGCAGCACCGCGGCGGCAAGGGCGTGAAGGGCGCGCAGCTGCGTGCCGACGACGTGGTCGAGCACTTCTTCGTCACCACGACCCACCACTGGCTGCTGTTCTTCACGACCAAGGGCCGGGTCTACCGCGCGAAGGCGTACGAGCTGCAGGAGGCCGGCCGCGACGCGAAGGGCCAGCACGTCGCCAACCTGCTCGCGCTGCAGCCGGAGGAGCAGATCGCGCAGATCCTCGACATCCGCGACTACCATGTGGCGCCGTACCTGGCGCTCGCCACCCGCGGCGGCTACATCAAGAAGACCGCGCTCACCGAGTACGACACCAACCGCACCGGCGGCATCATCGCGATCAACCTCAACGAGGGCGACGAGGTGGTCTCGGCGTTGCTCGTCGACGAGTCGAGCGACGTGCTGCTCGTCTCACGGCAGGGGCAGTCGCTGCGCTTCACCGCCGACGACAACTCGCTGCGGCCGATGGGCCGCTCGACGGCGGGCGTGCACGGCATGAAGTTCCGCGAGGGCGACACGCTGCTGTCGGCATCCGTCGTGGCGCGCGGCTCCGACGACGAGCCGGTCGACGAGGATGCGGATGCCGAGATCGTCGACGGTCCGTTCGTGTTCGTGGTGACGGAGGGCGGCTACGCGAAGCGCACCGCCGTCTCCCAGTACCGGGTGCAGGGCCGCAACGGCTTCGGCATCCTGGTGGCCAAGATCACCGAGTCGCGGGGCGAGCTGGCCGGCGCGCTCATCGTCGAACAGGACGACGAGGTGCTCGCAGTTCTCGCCACGGGCAAGGTGATAAGGTCTGCCGTGGCCGAGGTGCCGCCGAAGGGTCGCAACACCATGGGCGTCAAGTTCGTGCAGCTCGCGGATGACGACAAGATCATCGCGATCGCCCGCAACAGCGAACGCAACCTCGCCGCATCCGAGACTGACGAGCCCGCAGAATCCGAGACCACGGACGCGGAGACCATCGCACCCGACACGGGGAAGGACGAGACCGCATGA
- a CDS encoding CPBP family intramembrane glutamic endopeptidase — protein MTVSEVPQTTPATPSKARRFFAHPLVWMPIGVVAISAAAALADVLGSAFGSAGEAAGTLLGGVLALVLYRLVLRRIAGRQTPELAFAWGRVARRALLGAAIGVGFIAVSVSLLVLLGVYTVTWQPVDAVGTVAAALAVSLGAAIVEELVFRGVAFRAIEELAGRRVVLGRALALGITAVLFGAAHMLNAGATLWSGVSITVEAGLMLGAAFLWKRDLWFVIGLHTAWNAAERLLGIAVSGHRDPGIFVTTAHGPELLTGGAFGLEASIVPVLVGLALAVAMLLRSRATAATR, from the coding sequence ATGACCGTTTCCGAAGTCCCCCAGACCACCCCCGCCACCCCGTCGAAGGCGCGCCGCTTCTTCGCGCATCCGCTCGTCTGGATGCCGATCGGCGTCGTCGCGATCAGCGCCGCGGCGGCCCTCGCCGACGTGCTCGGCTCCGCCTTCGGCAGTGCGGGCGAGGCCGCCGGCACCCTGCTCGGCGGCGTGCTCGCCCTCGTCCTCTACCGCCTCGTGCTGCGCCGGATCGCGGGGCGGCAGACCCCCGAGCTCGCGTTCGCGTGGGGCCGGGTCGCGCGGCGCGCCCTGCTCGGCGCGGCGATCGGCGTCGGCTTCATCGCGGTGTCGGTGTCGCTGCTCGTGCTGCTCGGCGTCTACACCGTCACCTGGCAGCCGGTGGATGCGGTGGGCACCGTCGCCGCGGCGCTCGCGGTGAGCCTCGGCGCCGCGATCGTGGAGGAGTTGGTGTTCCGCGGCGTCGCGTTCCGCGCGATCGAGGAGCTCGCCGGCCGCCGCGTCGTGCTCGGACGGGCGCTCGCCCTCGGGATCACGGCCGTCCTGTTCGGCGCCGCGCACATGCTGAACGCGGGCGCCACCCTGTGGAGCGGCGTCTCGATCACGGTCGAGGCGGGCCTCATGCTCGGCGCCGCGTTCCTCTGGAAGCGCGACCTGTGGTTCGTGATCGGCCTGCACACCGCGTGGAACGCCGCAGAGCGTCTGCTCGGCATCGCCGTCTCGGGCCACCGCGACCCGGGCATCTTCGTCACCACCGCGCACGGCCCCGAACTGCTCACCGGCGGCGCCTTCGGCCTCGAGGCCTCGATCGTGCCCGTGCTCGTCGGCCTCGCCCTCGCTGTCGCGATGCTCCTGCGCTCCCGCGCGACGGCGGCCACGCGGTAG
- a CDS encoding DUF3566 domain-containing protein, translated as MSSVAEKLQRKEHRSSSSKQVRLKLVYIDFWSVVKFSFLIWLCLGIVLVVATALVWIVLNSTDVFTKLDALLRDILGNENFSITDAFGLGQVLLFSFVVAVLNTVTGTILGALGALLYNLSVRFTGGLLVGFQNN; from the coding sequence ATGAGCAGCGTCGCCGAGAAGCTCCAGCGCAAGGAGCACCGCAGCAGCAGCAGCAAGCAGGTGCGGCTGAAGCTCGTGTACATCGACTTCTGGTCGGTCGTGAAGTTCAGCTTCCTCATCTGGCTGTGCCTCGGCATCGTGCTCGTCGTGGCGACCGCGCTCGTGTGGATCGTGCTCAACTCGACCGACGTGTTCACGAAGCTCGACGCGCTGCTGCGCGACATCCTCGGCAACGAGAACTTCTCCATCACCGACGCGTTCGGCCTCGGCCAGGTGCTGCTGTTCTCGTTCGTCGTCGCGGTGCTCAACACGGTCACCGGCACGATCCTCGGGGCGCTCGGGGCGCTGCTCTACAACCTGAGCGTGCGGTTCACCGGCGGCCTGCTGGTCGGCTTCCAGAACAACTGA
- a CDS encoding NADP-dependent oxidoreductase, which produces MARFVKYAQFGGPEVLEVVEGPVPQAGSGEVVVEVKAAGVNPIDGKLRSGLRASAPLTSPRTTGSDGAGVIVELGPDVEGWAVGDEVIVTSARGSYATHAVVPVSGLTRKPGALSWAQAAGLGVPAGTAYQSLRSLGVAEGMTVLVHGASGAVGQAALQFARELGATVVGTASEANFDRIRQLGGIPVAYGPGLVERVRAVAPNDVDRVLDAAGTDEAIEASLELVDDPQHIATIVRGADAPGWGIRAFSGGSATALTPEELGWRADGIRWAAELAAQGRFDVEIARTLPLDQAVEAQTLLTRGGSRGKIVLLP; this is translated from the coding sequence ATGGCTCGCTTCGTGAAGTACGCGCAGTTCGGAGGACCGGAGGTTCTCGAGGTGGTCGAAGGCCCGGTGCCGCAGGCCGGCTCCGGCGAGGTCGTGGTCGAGGTGAAGGCAGCGGGCGTGAACCCCATCGACGGGAAGCTCCGCTCGGGTCTGCGGGCGAGCGCGCCGCTCACCTCGCCCCGCACGACCGGGTCGGATGGCGCGGGCGTCATCGTCGAGCTCGGCCCGGATGTCGAGGGCTGGGCGGTCGGCGACGAGGTGATCGTGACGAGCGCGCGCGGCAGCTACGCGACCCACGCGGTGGTGCCCGTATCCGGGCTCACCCGCAAGCCGGGGGCGCTCAGCTGGGCGCAGGCCGCCGGCCTCGGCGTCCCGGCGGGGACCGCCTACCAGTCGCTGCGGTCGCTCGGCGTCGCCGAGGGGATGACGGTGCTCGTGCACGGGGCCTCCGGCGCGGTCGGGCAGGCGGCGCTGCAGTTCGCGCGTGAGCTCGGCGCGACCGTCGTCGGCACCGCGAGCGAGGCGAACTTCGACCGCATCCGCCAGCTCGGCGGCATCCCCGTCGCCTACGGGCCGGGGCTCGTCGAGCGGGTGCGGGCGGTCGCGCCGAACGACGTCGACCGGGTGCTCGACGCCGCCGGCACCGACGAGGCGATCGAGGCCTCGCTCGAGCTCGTCGACGACCCGCAGCACATCGCCACGATCGTGCGCGGTGCGGATGCGCCGGGCTGGGGCATCCGCGCGTTCTCGGGCGGCAGCGCGACCGCGCTCACACCGGAGGAGCTCGGGTGGCGCGCCGACGGCATCCGGTGGGCGGCGGAGCTCGCCGCCCAGGGGCGCTTCGACGTGGAGATCGCGCGCACCCTGCCGCTCGACCAGGCGGTCGAGGCGCAGACCCTGCTCACGCGCGGCGGCTCGCGCGGGAAGATCGTGCTGCTGCCGTAG
- the gnd gene encoding phosphogluconate dehydrogenase (NAD(+)-dependent, decarboxylating): protein MHIGLVGLGRMGNNMRIRLRAAGIEVTGYDPNQEVSDVPDLGALAAALPGPRIVWVMVPSGPITTGVITDLAAALSEGDLVIEGGNSRFTEDAKHAALLAEHGIRYVDCGVSGGVWGAVNGYGLMAGGDAADIERAMPIFDALRPEGPREEGFVHAGAIGAGHYAKMVHNGIEYALMQAWAEGYELLEAKDELIHDVPGVFKAWQRGTVVRSWLLELLVKALEEDPEFRDIEGYVEDSGEGRWTVEEALNNAVPVPTISASIFARFVSRQEDSPSMKAVAALRKQFGGHAVRKA from the coding sequence ATGCACATCGGACTCGTGGGTCTCGGCCGCATGGGCAACAACATGCGCATCCGTCTGCGGGCGGCGGGCATCGAGGTCACCGGGTACGACCCGAATCAGGAGGTGAGCGACGTCCCGGATCTCGGGGCGCTCGCCGCCGCGCTGCCCGGTCCCCGGATCGTGTGGGTCATGGTGCCGTCCGGCCCGATCACCACGGGGGTCATCACGGATCTCGCGGCTGCCCTCAGTGAGGGCGACCTCGTGATCGAGGGCGGCAACTCCCGCTTCACGGAGGACGCCAAGCACGCGGCGCTGCTCGCGGAGCACGGCATCCGCTATGTGGACTGCGGCGTCTCGGGCGGCGTGTGGGGCGCGGTCAACGGCTACGGGCTCATGGCCGGCGGCGACGCGGCCGACATCGAGCGCGCGATGCCGATCTTCGACGCGCTGCGGCCGGAGGGTCCGCGCGAGGAGGGCTTCGTGCACGCGGGCGCGATCGGCGCCGGCCACTACGCGAAGATGGTGCACAACGGCATCGAGTACGCGCTCATGCAGGCCTGGGCCGAGGGCTATGAGCTGCTCGAGGCGAAGGACGAGCTCATCCACGACGTGCCGGGCGTCTTCAAGGCGTGGCAGCGGGGCACCGTGGTGCGCAGCTGGCTGCTCGAGCTGCTCGTGAAGGCGCTCGAGGAGGATCCCGAGTTCCGCGACATCGAGGGCTACGTCGAGGATTCCGGCGAGGGCCGCTGGACGGTGGAGGAGGCGCTCAACAACGCCGTCCCGGTGCCGACGATCTCCGCGTCGATCTTCGCGCGCTTCGTGTCGCGCCAGGAGGACTCCCCCTCGATGAAGGCGGTCGCCGCCCTCCGCAAGCAGTTCGGCGGCCACGCGGTCCGCAAGGCCTGA
- the dnaN gene encoding DNA polymerase III subunit beta has protein sequence MKFQVNRDVFSEAVSFAVKLLPQRTTQPILSGVLLEATDGALTLSSFDYEVSSRTEIAAEVDEQGTALVSGRLLADIASRLPNAPVVFSTQDGKILVSCGSARFTLLSMPVEEYPTLPQIDDQTGVLPAEEFAAAVAQVAVAASRDDVTPVITGVQLEVGDNNLSLVATDRYRVAVREIDWDSGSSSAAGTTALVPARTLSEIGKTFAHSGTIGVSIVRGDDRELIAFKADKKTVTSLLIKGNFPPVKRLFPETVENYAVLNTAELVEATRRVSLVLEREAALRFSFSIDGLTLEAAGSEQAQASETIDAHLVGEDTVVSLKPAFLLDGLGAVHSEFVRISFTKTENPNKPGPVLITSQSSRDTAGSDNYKYLLQPNLLLR, from the coding sequence GTGAAGTTCCAGGTGAATCGCGACGTCTTCAGCGAGGCGGTGTCGTTCGCCGTCAAACTGCTGCCCCAGCGCACCACGCAGCCGATCCTGAGCGGCGTGCTGCTCGAGGCGACGGATGGCGCGCTCACGCTCTCCTCCTTCGACTACGAGGTGTCGAGCCGCACCGAGATCGCGGCCGAGGTCGACGAGCAGGGCACCGCCCTCGTCTCGGGCCGGCTGCTCGCCGACATCGCGAGCCGGCTGCCGAACGCCCCGGTCGTGTTCTCCACGCAGGACGGCAAGATCCTCGTGAGCTGCGGATCCGCGCGCTTCACCCTGCTGAGCATGCCCGTCGAGGAGTATCCGACTCTTCCTCAGATCGACGACCAGACCGGTGTGCTCCCGGCAGAGGAGTTCGCGGCCGCCGTGGCGCAGGTCGCGGTCGCGGCCTCCCGCGACGACGTGACCCCGGTGATCACCGGTGTGCAGCTGGAGGTGGGAGACAACAACCTCTCCCTGGTCGCCACCGACCGCTACCGTGTCGCGGTGCGCGAGATCGACTGGGACTCGGGATCGTCCTCGGCCGCCGGCACCACGGCCCTCGTGCCGGCGCGCACGCTCTCCGAGATCGGCAAGACCTTCGCGCACTCCGGCACGATCGGCGTCTCGATCGTGCGCGGCGACGACCGCGAGCTCATCGCCTTCAAGGCCGACAAGAAGACGGTCACCTCGTTGCTCATCAAGGGCAACTTCCCGCCCGTCAAGCGTCTGTTCCCCGAGACGGTCGAGAACTACGCCGTGCTCAACACGGCCGAGCTCGTCGAGGCCACCCGCCGTGTCTCGCTCGTGCTCGAGCGCGAGGCGGCGCTGCGGTTCAGCTTCTCCATCGACGGACTCACCCTCGAGGCGGCCGGCTCCGAGCAGGCCCAGGCATCCGAGACGATCGACGCTCACCTCGTCGGTGAGGACACGGTCGTCTCGCTCAAGCCCGCGTTCCTGCTCGACGGTCTCGGCGCGGTGCACTCGGAGTTCGTGCGGATCTCGTTCACCAAGACCGAGAACCCCAACAAGCCGGGCCCCGTGCTCATCACGAGCCAGTCCTCGCGCGACACCGCCGGTTCCGACAACTACAAGTACCTGCTGCAGCCGAACCTGCTGCTGCGCTGA